The DNA sequence CAGGGACAGTTCTTGCTCGCCGTGAAGGACCCGGAAGTGGGTGTCTTCGACGACGACGGTGACGATCTTGCCCGCGTGAGTGGCGCCGACGCGAAGGAGCTGGCGGGCGACCATAATGATCCCGTCTTTGGGGACGCGTCGTTCGGCTTGCGGTGGCCGCTGCGGCGGGGCCGGCGGCAGCGGGCTGGTGGCTTGTCGTGCGCCAGTGAGAGCGAGTCGTTTATCCAGCGTGATCGGGTAGGGCAGGGTCTTGACCAGGGTGTTGTTCGCGATCACGTGCATTAGGTGCCCGTCCAACCGGACTGAAACGCGCTGCCCCGCGAGGCCGGTGCCGACCGGGAACTGCTCGCCCTTGAAGTTGACGACACCGTCTCGGCCGATCGCTCGGTCCACCTCGATCGCGGTGTTCTCGGGCAGTCGGGTCCGGCCTGCGCTGGTCCGCGGTAACGCGGGCGCTGCCGGTGCGGGGCCGGCCGGTCGGCCGCCTCGCATCAGCAGGTAGCGCAGGTGTTCTTCGTGCAGGCGGGAGCTAACGGTCTTGATGTGGTGCCCGTCGAGGTTGACGTGAATGCTGCGGTCGTCTGCCCAGATCATGACGGTGCGGCCCGAGTAGGCCGGGCCGAGCCAGAGTTCCTGGCTTCCGGCGATGGCGAAATGCCCGCTTGGCGGGACCCGGAACTCCGCCTCGACCGCGGACGGTGCTCCGGTGGCCGGCGGGTCCTGGATCAACGCCTCGGCCACGTCGAATTCCGTGTCAGCGGTGGAGTCGGCGGACTCGAGTGCCGTCGCTGGAACAGTGAGCGGTTTCGGTTTGCTCGGCCGGAACAGGCTTGCTGGAGTGGCCATGTCCAGCGACTGATGTGGCCGGCTGTGGTTGTACTCGTGCACCCATGCGGAGATAGCGTCCTGAGCGGCATCAAGGCTCTCGAACGCCTCGACATCGTCGAGCAGCTCCTCGCGCAGGGTCTTGTGGAACCGCTCGATCTTGCCGGTGGTGGTGGGCGATCGGCGTTTGGTCAGCCGTTGGCTGATGCCGTTCTCGCGGCAGATCCGCTCGAACAGCACCTCGGCCGGATACGGACGTGTGAAGCGCCCTGTGAACTGCTTTCCGTTATCCGTCAAAACTTCCGAGGGGACGCCGTAGCGGCGCATCGCCGTGGTGAAGGCTTCGACGACCGCACGACCGGTGGGGATCACAACGACCGCGGCGATCACGATGAACCGAGAGTGGTCATCGATACCGGTGACCAATTTGCACTCGCGCCCATCAGCGAGGAATACGCCGCCGACGAGGTCCATCTGCCACAGCTGCATGGGTGCTTCTCGTTGCCAGCGCTTGTATTTGCGCTTGTGTTCCTGCTCTTGGGAAGCGATCAAGCCGTTGCGTGACAGGACACGATGCACAGCCGCCCGTGAGGGAACGCGCTCGACCTGGCGCCGTCCGAGCTCGTGACGGACTCGCCTCGCGCCCCAGCGCGGGTGTTGGCGGCGGATCTCACAGATCAGCGCTTCGAGATCGGCTTCCACCCGGTGCGGTGTCCGGTGTGGTCGGCGAGATCCTTCTTGTAGACCGGCTACGCCGTGTTCGGTGTATCGGCTTCGCCAGGTGTAGATCGTCTGCCGGGACACCCCGTATCGCGCCGCTACCTCGCTCACTGGCGCCCCGTCTGCGGCCTCCAGCACTGCCCGGTAGCGCTGTTCGGCCTTTCACGCATCGTTCTCGCCCACTCGACCTCCGTCACGCGCCTCGACGAGGCCAACAAGATCAACAAGCGTTGGAGTTGTCAACCATCCTGCGAGAACGAAACGTCAAGGATCCTGCGAGACCACACACATCACCCGGGCCAGCGGGCGATGATCCGCCTCGGCTGGCGGTTGGTGGCGCCAGTCGGGTCGAGGAACCGGCGGCGGTTCAGGCCCAGCTGCAGCAGGTGCCGGCCGACGGTCCGCACCGAGATGGTGACGCCCTCGGCGGCCAGTTCGGTGGCGATCCGACGGGCGGAGTACTTCCGCTGTCGGCGCAATTGCTCGATTCGGGCCATCACCTCGGCTGGGGTGGCGGTGGGCTGGTGGTGGGAGACGCTCGGGTGGTCGAGCTGGCCGGTCTCGCCGTGGCGGCGCCAGCGGTTGATCCACTTGGATGCGCATTGGCGGGAGAGGCCCATCTCGGCGGCGACGTGGGCGATCGGGTGGGTCTTGGCAGCGCGCGACGAGCCGGCGGCGGCCCTCGATCGACAGCGGGACATTGCGGTGGGACACGGACGGGGCTTTCTGTTCGGCGTGATGGGTGGGTCGCACTTCTCATCCTGCCGCTGAAAGACCCGTCCCTCGCCCGCGTCACCAACGTCATGACCCGCAACAGCTAGTTGTCGGATTCTATGCCTTCGGCTGCCACTCCTTCAGCGCAACCTGAGCTGCCAAGGTGTCGGGGTGGTCGGGGCCGCGAACCCGGAGTTGGTCGGCTAGCAGGTCCGCGAACGCAGCCACGGCCGCGGCCGGATCCCCGGCCTCGCCGCGCCAGCGTGCGATGTTGTAGCGGGTCAGGAGGGTGTCGGGGTGATCGGGCCCGAGAACCCGGAGCCGGTCGCCGAGCACGTCAACGAACGCGGCAAGGGCCCCGGCCGGATCTCCTGCGCGTCCCTGCCAGTAGGCCACGCTGTGGCGGGTCTTGAGGGTGTCGGGGTGGTCAGGCCCGAGAACCCGGAGCCGGTCGCCGAGCACGTCAACGAACGCGGCAAGGGCCCCGGCCGGATCTCCTGCGCGTCCCTGCCAGTAGGCCACGCTGTGGCGAGTCAAGAGAGTGTCGGGGTGATCAGGCCCGAAGACCCGGAGTTGGTCGGCGAGCAGGTCAGCGAACGCGGCGGAGGCCGAGGCCGGGTCTCCGGCCTCGGCATGCCAGTAAGCCACATTGTGGCGGGTCATAAGGGTATCGGGATGCTCTGGCCCGAGGATCCGGAGTTTGTCGGTGAGCAGGTCGGCGAAAGCGGTGGCGGCCCCCTCCGGGTCCCCGGCCTCGCCACGGCTCTGCGCCATGTTGTGGCGGGTCAAGAGGGTGTAGGGGTGGTCGCGGCCGAAGACCCGGAGTTTGTCGGTGAGCAGGTCGGCGAACGCGGCGGCGGCCCCCTCCGGGTCCCCGGCCTCGCCACGCATGTAAGCCATGTTGTGGCGGGTCAAGAGGGTGCTTGGGTGGTCGCGACCGAAGACCCGCACCATGTCGTCTAGCAGGTCACTCAACGCAGCGCCAGCCCAGGTCGCGTCTCCGGCCTCGCCAAGCCGGTAGATGATGTTGTGGCGGGTCGTGAGGACGTGCTGGTGGTCGGGCCCAAAAACCTTTACCACGTCGTCCAGCAAATCAGCCAACACAGCGGCAGATCCAGCCAGGTCTCCGGCATGCCCCTGCCAGTGAGCGAGATTGTGGCGGGCGGTTAGGGTATCGGGGTGGTCCGATCTAAGCCGGGTCTTGGCGAGGGTGCGGAGCTGACTAAAGTGCGTGATGGCGGCGGCGAGCAGACCGGCTTCGCCGAGGCTGGTTCCGGTGCGAAACAGGACGGCGTGGCCATTGGGTGTCCAGAGGGCATCCGAGGCGACGGTATGCAGAGCCGTGGTGTTGGATCGCAGCGCCGCCGCCAGCGCCTGGTCGCGCTCGACCTGGGGCCAGATCGCCAGCAGGGCATCCGCAGTGACCCGGACCGTTGCGGAGTTGTCGGGTCTTCCGCGGAAGCCGTCGCGGGTCGTACGTTGAACCACGGCGTGGACCCGAACCTCTCTGTGCGGGGCCTGAGTGTCGAGGGTGATCAGAGACA is a window from the Amycolatopsis sp. cg9 genome containing:
- a CDS encoding tetratricopeptide repeat protein; this encodes MARTAVDPHAWFAGSLQRLMKHCGVPSPRALASFAKITDPHINHLAPTTLNNLLDPARQAERPEWETIEALIVACVAWAYRKRTDEPLRPGLDEVACRALEVREWKTRHEDLLSLLKHPAGTPGQPEPTVRVGWPPVLDERFQPRLVLTSSLGVTEAASDPVVRTQVLVGTGGVGKTQLAADYAWTHWRDPRLRLVIWVSARSRDTIVTAYADAAHDLVEDAPSDPESAAQKLLNWCAGDKGRWLIVLDDLQHLKDLHDLWPPAAPRGQVIVTTRRRDPALARPERKLIDVGVFSEQEAYAYLTAKVAEHPALLGGPAELKGLARDLGYLPLALAHAIAYVINRPVLLDLSVDLMTIPGYRSRLAEQHRRLDDLLPTLDELADGYNRTVAATFALSLDLANTMRPVGMAGPVMHVASLLDPAGSPLVLFGISALREHWSTTLDRDVGSDDVEEALGMLHRLSLITLDTQAPHREVRVHAVVQRTTRDGFRGRPDNSATVRVTADALLAIWPQVERDQALAAALRSNTTALHTVASDALWTPNGHAVLFRTGTSLGEAGLLAAAITHFSQLRTLAKTRLRSDHPDTLTARHNLAHWQGHAGDLAGSAAVLADLLDDVVKVFGPDHQHVLTTRHNIIYRLGEAGDATWAGAALSDLLDDMVRVFGRDHPSTLLTRHNMAYMRGEAGDPEGAAAAFADLLTDKLRVFGRDHPYTLLTRHNMAQSRGEAGDPEGAATAFADLLTDKLRILGPEHPDTLMTRHNVAYWHAEAGDPASASAAFADLLADQLRVFGPDHPDTLLTRHSVAYWQGRAGDPAGALAAFVDVLGDRLRVLGPDHPDTLKTRHSVAYWQGRAGDPAGALAAFVDVLGDRLRVLGPDHPDTLLTRYNIARWRGEAGDPAAAVAAFADLLADQLRVRGPDHPDTLAAQVALKEWQPKA